A window from Elaeis guineensis isolate ETL-2024a unplaced genomic scaffold, EG11 Super_Scaffold_37222, whole genome shotgun sequence encodes these proteins:
- the LOC105036015 gene encoding PHD finger-like domain-containing protein 5A: protein MAKHHPDLIMCRKQPGIAIGRLCEKCDGKCVICDSYVRPCTLVRVCDECNYGSFQGRCVICGGVGISDAYYCKECTQQEKDRDGCPKIVNLGSAKTDLFYERKKYGFKKR, encoded by the coding sequence ATGGCTAAGCACCATCCTGATCTTATCATGTGCCGGAAGCAGCCGGGGATTGCTATTGGTCGCTTGTGCGAGAAGTGTGATGGAAAGTGTGTCATCTGTGACTCATATGTGCGGCCTTGCACACTTGTCCGTGTCTGCGATGAGTGCAATTATGGGTCATTTCAAGGCAGGTGTGTCATATGTGGAGGCGTTGGGATCTCTGATGCATACTACTGTAAAGAATGCACACAGCAGGAGAAAGATAGGGATGGCTGTCCAAAGATTGTCAATTTGGGGAGCGCCAAGACAGATCTATTCTATGAACGTAAAAAATATGGTTTCAAGAAAAGATAA